Part of the Pseudarthrobacter sp. NBSH8 genome is shown below.
CGCTGTCCTCCGTGCCGCCGGAGAACACACGGTAGGCGCCGGTGGAGAGGATCAGGAATCCGGTGGCCGAGCAGACGAACAAGGTGTCGATGTAGACCGCGAATGCCTGCACCAGGCCTTGCTTGGCGGGGTGCGAGACCTCGGCGGCGGCAGCAGCGTGCGGGCCCGTGCCTTGGCCGGCCTCGTTGGAATAGACGCCGCGTTTGACGCCCCACATCACGGCCAGGCCAATGACGGCGCCCATGGCCGAGTCCATGCCGAGCGCGCTGCGGAACACCAGGGCGAGGATCTCCGGCAGCTGAGCGGCGTTGACGAAGACCACCACCATCGCGAGCACGATGTAGGCGACGGCCATGAACGGGACGACGAAGGAGGCGACGCTGGCGATGCGCTTCACTCCGCCGATGATGACGAATGCCAACACAATGACGGAACCGACGGCGACTATCCAGGACGGGACGGTCCAGGCACCGGCGATTGCCGTGGCCATCGAGTTCGCCTGTACGCCCGGCATGAGCACGCCGCAGGCCAGCACGGTCACGGCGGCGAAGACGTAGCCGTAGACCTTGAAGAAGCCCGCGCCCTTGGTGTGGGACAGGCCCCGGGAGAAGTAGTAGGCGGGGCCGCCGCGGTATTCGCCGGTCAGCGGGTCGCGGGTTTTGTAGATCTGGCCGAGGGTGGACTCGATGAACGAGGTGGAGGCGCCAAGGAACGCCACCATCCACATCCAGAACAGGGCGCCGGGGCCGCCGAAGGCGATTGCGGTTGCGACGCCGGCGATGTTGCCGGTGCCGACGCGGCCGGACAGGGACATGGCCAGAGCCTGGAACGAGGAGACGCCGGCGGCGGATTTCTCACCCCGGATCAGCTGCTGGATCATTCCCTTGAAGTGCCGCACCTGCAGGAAGCGCGAACGGACGGAGAAGTAAACGCCGGTGGCGAGGCAGAGATAGACGAGCCAGTCGCTCCAGATCACGCTATTGATGGCTGACAAAGCATTGCTCATAAGTGTGGGTTCCCTCCAGGAAGAGCATGGGTGATGCGGTTGGTGCCTGCGCATAGGTCGGTGGACGAAGTGGCGCACGACACCAAAACCTGTGAAGTTTCTCACAAGGTATCGGCGCAAGTCCATTTGGCGGTGTTCCGGCCGTTTTGCCGGGCTCCGGAGTAACCGCGGTGGGTGCCGTTTGACCGCTCGCCGCGGTCGGGTTTCGGCAAGCTAAACCACCGACGCGCGTCAGCGCACCCGGATGTTCGAAGGCTTCCCTGGAACGTCCAGCGGCTTCATGCCCGCGGCCCGAGCCTGCATCACACACCACTTACGCAGCGGCATACCCAGCACCTTGGGCAGCGAACCGTGGTGCTGCTTCACCAGCGGCGTCCCCACGGACCCGAAAAGGGAGACGCTGATACCGGTCTCTCCATGCAGCAGCGGATCCGCAAGCACCAGCTTCCATGCTTTCGCCAGTGCCTTGGCTGCTGCATCGGAGTTGCCGTTGACGCCGTGGAAGCTTTGCGCCAGGTGGGCGTTCATTCGCTGGTGCTCGGTCAGGGCAGGGGATACAGGCGCCGGGGCGGTCTTTGTCGCGGCAGCCCGCGGCTGGACGCTAACGGAGCCCTGGGCGGCCAGTGTGAGGTCGGCGAGTTCGACGTGCAGCGCGGCAATCTGCCGGTGAATGGCGCTGATCCGTTGGACGAAGTCGGTGTCCCCACCCACCAATGAACCTCGCAGCTTGGCTTTCACTTCGGCAGGTGATGTGGTGCGGAACAGCGCACAAAGCGCAGTCGCTAAGCGAAGCCGGGCGCCTTCTTCTGACATTACCAGCGGCGACCGGCTGGTCGAGTTCGAAATCACGGCAGCCAAAGCCGGAAGGCTGCCGTACACCTTGCCCCAGCGGATCCGCTCGATGGCTGTCCCCCCGTCCACCTGCGGAGAGTAGACGCTCTGCATAAGCAACAGCTGCTGCGGATCGAAGGCGGGGAAGTGCTGCGGAAGGATCTCGGCCCGCAGGACTGAGCGGACTGCATCGAGCTGCCGCGAGACTTGCTCTATCGGATTGGGGACCGCCATGCCGCCGTCGAGCCTCCACGGTTCACCCGTATCGGTTGCCGACACCACACGTTGCGGGAAACCCTTCCACTCGCTGACCATAAGTGTCCCGTGCCGCACGTTGTAGAAAAGCCAGTCAATTTCGGCAACAGGCTTACCAGGGGCATCCACCCGGCAATTGCTGAACGCCCACACGTCGTCGTCCAGCAGCCCACACAGGATTGCGACGTCGCGGTCAGAGGGACGGTGCGCCGCGGAATTGGCGGAAGGAAAATGCAGCAACGAAGGCCTTCTGGGGCGCTGGAACCGGCAGAGGGGACCCCGCACCCCCAGCCCGCAGCGCGACGTGCGCTACGCCATCATGACTGGGCACGCGTTCCATCCGCAAGTATCTCCAGCCGGGGAGTGCGGCCCAGCGGGAGCGCGGCCCAGCGGGATGGGGGCCCGCCGGGATGGGGCCCGGCGGGATGAAACCGGCAGTTACTGCGCCGGCTGGCGGGCAGGGGCGAGGCGGGCGGCCAGGCCACTGAGCAGGATGGTGATTCCCTCGTCGAGTTCTGCCATCCCGTCGTAGTCGATCAGGACGTGGGCGAGGGCGCGTAGGCGCGGGAACTCCTTTGGCGGTAACCGGTGCAGGCCCAGACGGAGCAGGGCTTCATTTTCGTCCGGATCTACAACGAACTCCTGCAGCTCGTTGAGGATGTGACCGTACAGGTATCCGTAGTAGGCGCGGTAGACATGGAGGGCGTCGGCCGGAGAAAAGCCGGCGTCGATCAACAGCGACAGGATCTGCTCCAAGGGCCGCAGCGTCCCCAGGGGGCGAAGGCCCAAGGGGGTGGACAGGGGGCGGGTCACCAGCAGGGGCACAACATTGGGGTGCCGGAGCGCCAGGAGGCGAAGATCGTGGGCGATGCGCCGGAGCTGGGCCTGCCAGTCCGGGTCGTCGGGAAAAATGGCCAGTTCGTTGAAGACCAGCTCAGACACGCCGTCGAGTAGCGCCGCGCGGTTTTCCGCATAGCGGTACAGCCCCATGGGATCCCGGCCGAGCTCCTGCCCGAGCCGGCGCATAGTGAGCGCATCAAGCCCTTCGGCATCCACCAGGTCCAGTGCCGCGGACAGCACAATTTCACGGGTGAGCCGCTTCTTGCTGCCGTGCGTCGAGCCGGATATCGGGTTCTCTGCGGGGGGCATTGGGTTCCGTTCAGGTGGAGGCGGCGGGCCCCTCAACCGAGGCGCCAATCGATGGGGAAATGCATCGGCAAACCCATGCGGGCTTGTTTAACCTGTAGTCTACGCCTAAAGTCTACAGTGTAGAGAATATGTTTAGCGCCCGTTACAGGCATCTACTCCTGGAACGCCTGGCCGTACCGGCCCGTCACGCGAAGCTGATTAAATTCATGCGGCGTGACCCAGAACCGCCCCCAAGATCACACCACTCCCGAAGCTGCAGTTCCGCAGATGCCGGGTTCCCCGCTTGACGCCGTGTGCGCAGTCAAGCATTGGCCGCCGCAACAACGCGGAGGCACGACCCCCAACGGAAGAGACTTTCATGACATCCACCCACGCGGAAGAGGCTTCCCTGGCAGATTCGCAGTTCGACCAGTTCCTTCAGGATGCCACCGCCCTCGACCCGGCAGCCGGTACAGCGCTCGGGCGGAACCGGCTTTACGGGCTCTACACGAGCTGGTGCTTCGTGTCCCAGGGCGTGCCGGGTCCCGAAGACGCCTTTTGGGCGGCCATGAAGCAAAAGGGGATCCGCCCCGGACGCACACGGCTCCGCATGAAAGGGCCTGCGGCCACCGACTACATCCTCTCCACGTATCCCGAGACGGTGTGAGGCAGATAAGCGTCACCGCAGGCGCCGTGGCATTCCTGGCAT
Proteins encoded:
- a CDS encoding TetR/AcrR family transcriptional regulator C-terminal domain-containing protein, which gives rise to MPPAENPISGSTHGSKKRLTREIVLSAALDLVDAEGLDALTMRRLGQELGRDPMGLYRYAENRAALLDGVSELVFNELAIFPDDPDWQAQLRRIAHDLRLLALRHPNVVPLLVTRPLSTPLGLRPLGTLRPLEQILSLLIDAGFSPADALHVYRAYYGYLYGHILNELQEFVVDPDENEALLRLGLHRLPPKEFPRLRALAHVLIDYDGMAELDEGITILLSGLAARLAPARQPAQ
- a CDS encoding sodium:alanine symporter family protein, with product MSNALSAINSVIWSDWLVYLCLATGVYFSVRSRFLQVRHFKGMIQQLIRGEKSAAGVSSFQALAMSLSGRVGTGNIAGVATAIAFGGPGALFWMWMVAFLGASTSFIESTLGQIYKTRDPLTGEYRGGPAYYFSRGLSHTKGAGFFKVYGYVFAAVTVLACGVLMPGVQANSMATAIAGAWTVPSWIVAVGSVIVLAFVIIGGVKRIASVASFVVPFMAVAYIVLAMVVVFVNAAQLPEILALVFRSALGMDSAMGAVIGLAVMWGVKRGVYSNEAGQGTGPHAAAAAEVSHPAKQGLVQAFAVYIDTLFVCSATGFLILSTGAYRVFSGGTEDSGVLVEGGLLSATATVGPQFVQTGFDSVFPGVGAAFIAITLIFFCLTTVFAYYYMAETNLRFLVGNSSSKIIPGVKVSVGRLATMALQLLILIAVAYGCVNTAADAWTMGDIGVGLMAWLNIVGILILQKPAFKALKDFEAQRKLGLDPVFDPRPLGIVGATFWESYKTADREKEPARN